From a single Camarhynchus parvulus chromosome 20, STF_HiC, whole genome shotgun sequence genomic region:
- the RAE1 gene encoding mRNA export factor, translated as MSLFGSTSGFGTGGTSMFGSTTADNHNPMKDIEVTSPPDDSISCLAFSPPTLPGNFLIAGSWANDVRCWEVQDNGQTIPKAQQMHTGPVLDACWSDDGSKVFTASCDKTAKMWDLNSNQAIQIAQHDAPVKTIHWIKAPNYSCVMTGSWDKTLKFWDTRSPTPMMTLQLPERCYCADVVHPMAAVATAERGLIVYQLENQPSEFRRIESPLKHQHRCVAIFKDKVNKPTGFALGSIEGRVAIHYINPPNPAKDNFTFKCHRSNGTNTSAPQDIYAVNGIAFHPVHGTLATVGSDGRFSFWDKDARTKLKTSEQLDQPISACCFNHNGNIFAYASSYDWSKGHEFYNPQKKNYIFLRNAAEELKPRNKK; from the exons ATGAGTCTGTTCGGATCCACGTCGGGGTTCGGTACCGGCGGTACCAGCATGTTCGGCAGCACCACAGCCGATAACCACAACCCCATGAAG GATATTGAAGTAACATCTCCACCTGATGACAGCATATCTTGTTTAGCGTTTAGTCCGCCAACGCTGCCGGGTAATTTCCTCATTGCAGGATCATGGGCAAATGAT GTTCGCTGCTGGGAGGTTCAGGATAACGGACAGACAATTCCAAAGGCTCAGCAGATGCACACAGGGCCTGTACTTGATGCCTGCTGGAGTGAT gATGGGAGTAAAGTATTTACTGCTTCATGTGATAAAACTGCCAAAATGTGGGATCTCAACAGTAATCAAGCAATTCAGATTGCACAA CATGATGCTCCTGTGAAGACCATCCATTGGATTAAAGCCCCAAATTACAGCTGTGTGATGACAGGAAGCTGGGATAAAACTTTGAAG TTCTGGGATACCCGTTCACCAACTCCTATGATgactctgcagctccctgaaaggtgtTACTGTGCAGATGTG GTTCATCCTATGGCAGCTGTGGCCACTGCTGAAAGGGGTTTGATAGTTTATCAGTTAGAGAACCAACCTTCTGAATTCAGAAGAATAGAATCTCCTCTGAAACACCAG CATCGCTGTGTTGCTATTTTCAAAGACAAAGTGAACAAACCAACTGGGTTTGCCCTTGGAAGCATTGAAGGCAGAGTAGCTATTCATTATATCAACCCCCCAAACCC tGCAAAAgataatttcacttttaaatgCCATCGCTCCAATGGAACAAACACATCAGCACCTCAGGACATCTATGCT GTTAATGGGATTGCATTCCACCCTGTCCATGGTACTCTGGCCACAGTGGGGTCTGATGGGAGATTCAGCTTCTGGGATAAAGATGCACGGACAAAGCTAAAAACCTCAGAGCAGCTGGACCAGCCAATATCTGCTTGTTGTTTTAACCACAATGGCAATATATTTGCTTATGCTTCCAGCTATGATTGGTCAAAG